A single window of Micromonas commoda chromosome 6, complete sequence DNA harbors:
- a CDS encoding predicted protein → MSGPAPASARRVAPAAPPRAFPSSRPRRAGPRAPRTRARVVPPNKEWPPADVWEDFRKNVTGEWTGHAVALGPTGDIVPLPDEYVPSSFKEYGVGVNQWSTRATTAYDGDGGIDAVDSFSTTTRYLWPEAGCEFGKEDVAVTRGGDDRLMAGAQMGKMCVVDGDYAHGPLVLPPCEHGSRVKFQFGFSQRTRPADETSSNGPIKLTLDKKDDMKGGDREPDPKPARRIRVEVTVEAKPGEKRDWRLAKVELVSEARTDANGTVLGSNPRAPEHSPRLGEDDIATGEWRAVQGATFLTCESLLDDEAFDLSFDDEPSRLSSQSSDDTSTSDGFDGQSSDDTSTSDDERMRVRVGSGKGRAGRGRVKKGKGGEKVGEEKGGGEDSRELVTPTVVKSAAELEAERKERRRNRPPPQGLIVVPTWAVSAKGPFSSAYEYLVGGKSPLVLLPMRMWCLVESVGRDELLVEVGVYAGPGGLDEDWHDLALTEGGGSEPRRVAARRYERGGRFASAFFVEESRMTKAELEQEKGEGEGGNPLYF, encoded by the coding sequence ATGTCCGGAccagcgcccgcgtccgcgcgtcgcgtcgcgcccgcggcaccgccgcgcgcgttcccgtcatcgcgtccgcggcgcgcggggccccgcgcccctcgaacgcgcgcgcgcgtcgtccccccAAACAAGGAGTGgccgcccgccgacgtctGGGAGGATTTCCGCAAGAACGTCACGGGGGAGTGGACcgggcacgccgtcgccctcggcccGACGGGCGACATCGTCCCCTTGCCGGACGAGTACGTGCCGAGTAGTTTCAAAGAATACGGCGTGGGCGTGAACCAGTGGAGCACGCGCGCCACCACGGcgtacgacggcgacgggggcatcgacgcggtggactcCTTCTCAACCACGACGAGGTACCTGTGGCCCGAGGCTGGATGCGAGTTCGGgaaggaggacgtcgcggtgacgaggggcggggacgatcgCCTGATGGCGGGCGCGCAGATGGGCAAGATGTGCGTCGTGGACGGGGACTACGCGCACGGACCTCTCGTGCTGCCGCCGTGCGAACACGGGTCACGCGTCAAGTTTCAGTTTGGATTCTCGCAGCGAACGCGGCCCGCCGACGAAACGAGCTCGAACGGACCCATCAAGCTCACGCTCGACAAGAAAGACGACATGAAaggaggcgaccgcgagcCCGACCCTAAACCCGCGCGAAGGATCCGCGTGGAGGTCACCGTGGAGGCCAAGCCCGGGGAGAAACGCGACTGGCGACTGGCCAAGGTGGAGCTCGTCTCCGAGGCTCGAACGGATGCCAACGGGACGGTCCTCGGTTCGAatccgcgcgcccccgaacactcgccgcggctcggcgaggacgacatcgCCACCGGGGAGTGGCGCGCGGTCCAGGGCGCCACGTTTCTGACGTGCGAGTCGCTgttggacgacgaggcgttcgacctgagcttcgacgacgagccttCGCGACTTAGTAGCCAATCGTCGGATgacacgtcgacgtcggacgGGTTCGACGGCCAATCGTCGGATgacacgtcgacgtcggacgATGAACGGAtgcgcgtccgcgtgggCTCGGGCAAgggccgcgccgggcgcggtcgcgtgAAGAAGGGCAAGGGCGGAGAGAAGGTCGGGGAGGAGAAGGGAGGAGGGGAAGACTCTCGCGAGCTCGTGACTCCGACGGTGGTCAAATCGGCGGCTGAGCTGGAGGCGGAACGGAAGGAACGAAGGCGGAACCGGCCCCCGCCTCAGGGTctcatcgtcgtccccaCGTGGGCGGTGAGTGCAAAGGGGCCGTTCTCGTCGGCGTACGAGTACCTCGTCGGCGGTAAGTCCCCGCTGGTGCTGCTCCCGATGCGAATGTGGTGTCTGGTGGAGAGCGTGGGGCGAGACGAGTTACTCGTCGAGGTTGGCGTGTACGCGGGGCCCGGGGGTCTGGACGAGGACTGGCACGACCTGGCTTTAACGGAGGGGGGCGGCAGCGAGCCCAGGAGGGTAGCCGCGAGGAGgtacgagcgcggggggcggttCGCGAGTGCTTTTTTCGTCGAGGAGTCGAGGATGACGAAGGCGGAACTCGAGCAGGAAAAGGGAGAGGGGGAGGGGGGAAACCCGCTCTACTTCTga
- a CDS encoding predicted protein, whose protein sequence is MRSPPRSPGRLREEDAAAHAARVAEARAAYSRLSRAGGELNRELRPAARKSAPATFANARGAPAEHEDALRGLDSLAVAAGRRAPPRKPPPSSPPGDISAGPHEGWLGSVLARREEEEEDDDDDDDDDDVELTEEEVRAFREYRQTEELHARLGFALTDKALSPMRGEAPERRKNPNPSSSSPNSTPGKKKKSSPAAEADRAARAARAVLADMAAANKSLMDAAVASPDAFRLTHERTRRVMRDIGLAETDKAADEIIELTSASASIARQKKGGAEGGAEGKGGGRDEGGEDEDEDGDPVWYDEDDPAWSMDVEAKLAAIAAAREEANVRRVRLERLMGDAEARMGTRKPPGGTNVDEKIAALKKAAAAREREFEKLGIGGTRSGDGAARETAGETAGESRASFSRADADASIARLEKAVAEFKALGPLTPGPMTPQTKAEIEAEVTARLPKFPPGTPPLPEFDYDPREVDELLTQLEAEEAERAAAKKKGEGEQKQQQHHHHQQEQQQQRSPISPRSPSRGARPPLPPDVSAHRTALVLEALAEADLEVRDPEVEGSNPAWVDARDPATPNALKPAEDDSIGKEHTRATDGATTDRTPLELERTDASPGDEAIDAKIAELRETMRGCAELIARHARDDPTKTKLVRDLAHVLNAASEKESRVETEQAKGGDETGEGDEPATSESLLESLPEWAGQVPNAIRETRELIRDMEERVKATAARLHDSLTKPPRPFEISADGETGEGERDGQPALTVEGMLKGLDRLNAERLDHRPFATALANAFDADSDAEDSPGLSPRWARNAHNAHNAVDDPSPSEWDREAWERERAALRDRLRTELGLSDKFGEDEPPAPVPEMTWHKHAGSDGEEERFLPEDETGKLKHVRDFQSLMDYAFD, encoded by the coding sequence atgcggtcgccgccgaggtcgcccgggcggctgcgcgaggaggatgccgccgcccacgccgctcgcgtcgccgaggccagggcggcgtACTCCCGCctgagccgcgcgggcggcgagctcaacCGCGAACTCCGCCCGGCCGCGAGAAagtccgccccggcgactttcgcgaacgcgcgcggagccCCGGCCGAGCACGAggacgccctccgcggcctcgactccctcgccgtcgccgccgggcgccgcgcgccgcctcggaaaccgccgccgtcgtcgccgccgggcgatATCTCGGCGGGGCCCCACGAGGGCTGGCTCGGGTCggtgctcgcgcgccgcgaggaggaggaggaggacgacgacgacgacgatgacgacgacgacgtggagctcaccgaggaggaggttcgCGCGTTCCGCGAGTATCGCCAGACCGAGGAGCTACACGCGCGCCTGGGGTTCGCGCTCACCGACAAGGCCCTGAGCCCCATGCGCGGTGAGGCGCCGGAGCGGCGTAAGAATCCAAAcccatcgtcatcgtcgccaaaCTCCACACccgggaagaagaagaagagctcgcccgccgccgaggccgatcgtgcggcgcgcgcggcgcgtgccgTCCTCGCGGACATGGCGGCGGCCAACAAGTCCctcatggacgccgccgttgcgTCCCCTGACGCGTTCCGACTGACGCATGAGCGCACCAGGCGAGTCATGCGCGACATCGGCCTCGCGGAAACCGACAaagccgccgacgagatCATCGAGTTGACGTCGGCATCGGCGTCAATCGCACGACAGAAGAaggggggtgccgaaggGGGTGCCGAAGGGAAAGGGGGCGGCcgggacgagggcggcgaggacgaggacgaggacggcgacccGGTGTggtacgacgaggacgatccCGCGTGGTCgatggacgtcgaggcgaagctcgcggccatcgcggcggcgcgcgaggaggcgaatgtgcgacgcgtgcgcctcgagcgactGATGGGGGACGCGGAAGCGCGAATGGGGacgcggaagccgccgggGGGAACGAACGTGGACGAGaagatcgcggcgctcaagaaggcggcggcggcgcgggagcgagaGTTTGAAAAGTTGGGCATCGGGGGAACTCGttcgggcgacggggcggccAGAGAAACGGCCGGAGAAACGGCCGGAGAATCCAGAGCGTCGTTCAGCagggccgacgcggacgcgtctATCGCGCGGTTGGagaaggcggtggcggagttTAAGGCGCTCGGTCCGTTGACTCCGGGTCCGATGACGCCCCAAACTAAGGCTGAGATTgaggcggaggtgacggCGCGGCTGCCGAAGTTCCCGCCGGGAACGCCCCCGCTTCCCGAGTTTGACTACGACCCGAgggaggtggacgagctccTGACGCagctggaggcggaggaggcggagagagcggcggcgaagaaaaaAGGGGAGGGAGAGCAGAAGCAGCAGCaacaccaccaccaccaacaagagcagcagcagcagaggAGTCCGATTAGTCCGAGGAGTCCGAGCCGGGGCGCCaggccgccgctgccgcccgaCGTCTCCGCGCACAGGACCGCGCTggtcctcgaggcgctcgccgaggcggacctcGAGGTGAGGGACCCGGAGGTCGAGGGTTCGAATCCGGCGTgggtcgacgctcgcgacccCGCCACCCCGAACGCGTTGAAACCGGCCGAGGATGATTCGATAGGGAAGGAGCACACTCGCGCTACCGATGGGGCAACGACCGACCGTacgccgctcgagctcgagcgtaCGGACGCCagccccggcgacgaggcgattGACGCCAAGATCGCGGAGCTGAGGGAGACTAtgcgcgggtgcgccgagctcatcgcgcgacacgctcgcgacgacccCACAAAGACGAAGCTGGTGCGGGACCTCGCGCACGTCCTCAACGCGGCTTCCGAGAAGGAGTCGCGTGTCGAGACGGAACAGGCGAAAGGTGGGGACGAAACAGGCGAGGGGGACgaaccggcgacgtcggagaGTTTACTGGAGAGTTTACCGGAGTGGGCCGGACAAGTACCCAACGCCATACGAGAGACCCGCGAGCTCATACGGGACATGGAGGAACGCGTcaaggccaccgcggcgcggctccaCGACAGTCTCAcgaaaccgccgcggccgttcGAGATTTCCGCGGACGGCGAAAcaggcgagggcgagcgcgacggccaGCCGGCGCTCACCGTGGAGGGGATGCTGAAGGGACTGGACAGGCTCAACGCGGAACGGTTGGACCACCGCCCGTTTGCAACCGCCTTGGCaaacgcgttcgacgccgactcggacgcggaggactcGCCCGGCCTGTCGCCGCGTTGGGCTCGTAACGCTCATAACGCTCATAACGCGGTGGAtgatccgtcgccgtcggagtgGGACCGGGAGGCTTGGGAGCgagaacgcgcggcgctgcgggaCAGGCTTCGGACAGAGTTGGGTTTGTCGGACAAATTCGGGGAAGacgagccgccggcgccggtgcccgagATGACGTGGCACAAACACGCCGGGTcagacggggaggaggaacgTTTTCTTCCGGAGGACGAGACTGGGAAGTTGAAGCACGTCAGGGACTTTCAGTCCCTGATGGACTACGCGTTCGACTga
- a CDS encoding Drug/Metabolite transporter superfamily (drug/metabolite): protein MARLPSDGARAGDMDVELVDVSLAEAEVTDGAGVKRGGGGFARARMGDDAVSEDSDGEDEERGLLRGDAGDASTSAPHRSDPRPPPTGWRGYVARVPKGEAVMLAATFTFAFQNVVAKTVEKGVPPMQVVFVRSCISGCVTAFTTWRRAAECNAIVREADAETTGGETRASASSGEDLRDSRFTIETLLGHRRFWRLCLLRGVAGSIAFSLAYVSLTYLTVGDSVAIFFLNPIFSSLMAIPALGEKPSAVQAVAIGGGLVGTLLIVKPPALFHALGAPLNDDDRRRDRPMDPVGVAVTLFSAFFCAVAMVSIRAVRGRVSALALAVWFHGCSAALGFVSVTSAWPLPPVWPTAHEWGLLILISLTSFVGQLSLNYGYSHLPTLTASALYYLMVAWSALLGWAMMGERVDAYGALGAVAICVGGLAPGVHKARVERAARAKRAMNGADGG, encoded by the coding sequence atggcgcgcctTCCCTcggatggcgcgcgcgcgggggacatGGACGTggagctcgtggacgtctccctcgccgaggccgaggtgaCGGACGGGGCCGGGGTGAagcggggaggaggcgggttcgcgcgggcACGaatgggcgacgacgccgtaTCGGAGGAttccgacggcgaggacgaggagcggGGGTTGctgcggggcgacgcgggcgacgcgtccacgtccgctCCGCACCGCAGCGATCCGCGGCCACCACCGACCGGCTGGCGCGGGTACGTCGCGAGGGTTCCCAAGGGCGAGGCCGtcatgctcgccgcgacctTCACGTTCGCCTTTCAAAACGTCGTAGCCAAGACGGTCGAAAAGGGGGTGCCGCCGATGCAGGTCGTCTTCGTCAGGTCGTGCATCAGCGGCTGCGTGACCGCGTTCACGACgtggagacgcgcggcggagtgcAACGCCATCGTccgcgaggcggacgcggagaccACGGGCGGGGAaacgcgagcgtcggcgtcgtccggcgaAGACCTCCGCGATTCACGATTCACGATCGAGACCCTCCTGGGCCATCGGCGGTTCTGGCGCCTGTGCCTCCtgcgaggcgtcgcgggaAGCATCGCGTTCTCGCTCGCGTACGTCTCGCTCACCTACCTCACCGTGGGGGACAGCGTGGCGATATTCTTCCTGAATCCCATCTTCAGCTCGCTCATGGCCATACCGGCGCTCGGGGAGAAGCCGAGTGCCGTTCAagccgtcgccatcggcggcgggctcgtcggcACCCTGCTCATCGTCAAGCCCCCGGCGCTGTTCCACGCCCTGGGAGCGCCCTTGAACGACGatgatcgacgccgcgatcgaccgATGGATCCGGTGGGGGTGGCGGTGACGTTATTTTCCGCGTTTTtctgcgcggtggcgatggtTTCGATCCGAGCGGTGAGGGGTCGggtcagcgcgctcgccctcgcggtgtgGTTTCACggctgctccgcggcgctgggtTTCGTCAGCGTCACGAGCGCGTGGCCGCTGCCGCCCGTCTGGCCCACCGCCCACGAGTGGGGTCTGCTGATTCTCATATCGCTGACGTCGTTCGTGGGTCAGCTCTCGCTCAACTACGGGTACTCGCACTTGCCGACGCTGACGGCGTCTGCGCTCTATTACCTCATGGTGGCGTGGTCGGCGTTGTTGGGGTGGGCGATGATGGGAGAACGGGTGGACGCGTACGGGGCGCTCGGGGCGGTGGCGATATGCGTCGGggggctcgcgcccggcgtgcacaaggcgcgcgtcgagcgggcggcgagggcgaagcgGGCGATGAACGGAGCCGACGGCGGGTGA
- a CDS encoding predicted protein codes for MTDDRGGALGPSLGAFHACYLVGSLDPARKGRSYVGFTVNPERRIRQHNGVLAAGARYTRRLRPCEMVLLVHGFPSKVQALQFEWAWQKPALSRAVREAAARLKVSDRSSSLVNKTRLVMAMLHVSPWNNLPLRVHFLNPEYAKLAKDKCDAPPEHVEVAVGDMDALKRSVGGSFNDGKDLDDSDDDSDDDEDSRVVTIDGDSISEMPSISGAFASRRRCAACGGEGVRGAGARVACPRCDCVAHPRCMASHFFASCAQSSEKSGPGTPRRPTRTLIPRGGPCPACGASLSWGAVVAAGRRTRTRPAPNRKEDNTAGTAGIINGTAGAKPPPPLPVDVDAACTRRAEARAAHAARVAAWADASLDASLDEDTAVNDDDDTAVDDSDVEEAYAAPLAERLEAKWMRNGTGPRNVIKISVSP; via the coding sequence atgacggacgaccgcggcggcgcgctcggcccgTCCCTCGGAGCGTTCCACGCGTGCTACCTCGTCGGCAGCCTCGACCCGGCGAGGAAGGGCCGGTCCTACGTCGGCTTTACCGTCAACCCCGAGCGGCGCATCAGGCAGCACAAcggcgtgctcgccgccggggcgagGTACACGCGCAGGCTCCGGCCGTGCGAGATGGTCCTCCTCGTGCACGGGTTCCCGTCGAAGGTCCAGGCGCTGCAGTTCGAGTGGGCGTGGCAGAAGCCCGCGCTGAGTCGCGCGGTGAGGGAGGCGGCTGCGCGGCTCAAGGTGAGCGACAGATCGTCCTCGTTGGTGAACAAGACGAGGCTGGTCATGGCGATGCTGCACGTCTCTCCGTGGAATAACCTACCGTTGCGCGTGCACTTTCTCAATCCGGAGTACGCGAAGCTCGCCAAGGACAAGtgcgacgccccgccggaGCACGTGGAGGTTGCCGTCGGGGACatggacgcgctcaagcgATCGGTGGGCGGGTCCTTCAACGACGGGAAAGATCTCGACGATTCAGACGACGAttcagacgacgacgaagacaGCCGCGTCGTCACCATCGACGGGGATTCCATCTCCGAGATGCCGTCCATCTCGGGCGCGTTCGCATCGCGAAGGAggtgcgccgcgtgcggcggggaaggggttcgcggcgcaggggcgcgggtcgcgtGTCCGCGGTGCGATTGCGTCGCGCACCCTCGTTGCATGGCGTCGCATTTtttcgccagctgtgcgcagTCATCAGAGAAGTCGGGGcccgggacgccgcggcgacccacCCGGACGCTGATACCGCGAGGAGGGCCGTGCCCGGCGTGTGGGGCTTCGCTGTCTTGGGGCGCGGTCGTGGCCGCCGGGAGAAGGACACGGACACGACCGGCGCCGAACCGAAAAGAGGACAACACAGCTGGCACAGCTGGCATAATAAatggcacagctggcgcgaaaccgccgccgccccttcccgtggacgtcgacgcggcgtgtACTCGACGGGCGGAGGCACgggccgcgcacgccgcgagggtcgcggcgtgggcggacgCCAGCCTGGACGCCAGCCTGGACGAAGACACAGCtgtgaacgacgacgacgacacagctgtggacgactcggacgtcgaggaggcgtacgcggcgccgttggcggAGAGGCTGGAGGCGAAATGGATGCGAAACGGCACGGGGCCCCGGAACGTCATCAAGATATCGGTGAGCCCGTAG
- a CDS encoding predicted protein, whose translation YFLVHNIAKKHNVGTIARCATAFGVRSVVLIGAKSYNTFGCKGSSNHVDFVHYPTLSDARVGLMERMGVTKILGVEICDGAVPIETHPFAQNTAFIAGNEGDGLTKQQKAICDGFVYIRQHGVGTASLNVAVASALVMHHFALWAGYRERAREGEKYVVGERKMRTSKRGVIGDDPDEVRRRRAAAREAAARDGDGDGDGDGDG comes from the coding sequence TACTTTCTGGTCCACAACATCGCCAAGAAGCACAACGTCGGCACGATCGCGAGatgcgccaccgcgttcggcgtcaggtccgtcgtcctcatcggcgCCAAATCGTACAACACCTTCGGGTGCAAGGGATCGTCGAACCACGTGGATTTCGTCCACTACCCGACCCTATCGGACGCCAGGGTCGGGCTCATGGAGCGTATGGGCGTGACCAAGATATTGGGCGTCGAGATatgcgacggcgcggtgcccaTCGAGACGCACCCATTCGCGCAAAACaccgcgttcatcgccggcAACGAGGGCGACGGATTGACCAAACAGCAAAAAGCCATCTGCGACGGGTTCGTGTACATCAGACAGCACGGAGTCGGCACGGCGTCGCtcaacgtcgccgtcgcgtccgcgctcgtcatgcACCACTTCGCGCTGTGGGCGGGAtaccgcgaacgcgcgagggaaGGGGAGAAGTACGTCGTGGGAGAGCGGAAAATGCGCACGAGTAAACGGGGCGTCATCGGCGATGACCCGGATGAGGtgaggcggcgcagggcggcggcgagagaggcggcggcgagggacggggacggggacggggacggggacggggacggg